GATGTTAGTGCCACTTCAGTAGTCCTGGTGGTTTAAATAAAGTTTGACTGTAATTCTTTAATGGTTTAAGAACTATTTTTTATTCCTCTTAGTTGGTAAGGTTGTTCATATTTCTttctcaaattacattttaaataaaacagtggATGATTTTGTCTAATAAAAGGGCATATTCAGGCCATTCTAAATAATTCTGATATGATACTGTAAAGCAAATTTTTATAATACATAGTAGACGCCGATACTGATGTGATACTGCAATCTGACTTTTTTGGGCATCAGATCACATTGTAATGTCACGTTAAGGTTTGCTATATTGTTTAATTTTCTCTCACATAACtagatattaaaaatatatatatatataaaacaacatctGGAGTATGACATTTCAgcattagttaaaaaaaattcCACAAACTGATGAGATACTGAGAAAGTTGATAGCTACATTTGATTTAGcagcaatatatttattttgaatctcACAAATGTAATTTggaacagaaatataaaaagacGTGTCGCAACACCTGGCCCCAAAACAAAAACGAGGTAACGGAAACAGGACAGAAATCAGGAGTGATGCAGTTAAAATTCAATCAAATGTGTATAAGGTCCATTGGTGTCCAGTTTCAATACTTGTCTATTCCCATAGGTCCCATGTTTGACCAATACTCCTGATTCAGTGCATTTGCTGGAAGATGAGAGCTCTTTTTCACACTGAGCCACAAAGCTGGCATAGAGCTGCATTCCCTCCTCCTTCCCGATGTTGGCGTGGTACTGCATGCTCTTTCCTTTGGCTTTACCGCCCAGGGTAGCCTGTGGGACTATCAGAACATTCCCAGGCAGGTCGAGAACAGACACATACCTACCAGTCTCTGTCTCGCACAGCTTCACGTTTAATAGTGTGCTCACTGTGAATACAATTAATACAGTGCTTATCAAAAAGTGTTTACAGTCTGTGTTGCTTGAAAGAGGCAGCTTAGCACTAAtctaaggtaaggtaaggtagtccaagtaAAAACTAGATGTAAAAGTGCTACtttctgtaaaatgaaaaacagacctTAAATGTTACAATTAACATAGTATTGCAATTTTAACACCCTAGCAAAGGTTTATCTGGTGCTTTACCTTGAACCATTATTTTTACCTTCATGCTGTGCCCAATTCAAAATTAAATTAGTAATGAAgatatttcataaatcttacctgatgtacatttcccttactatatatatgtttacaatgtgtagttttgaaataaacacctGTTGTAGCAAAGatgcatacattttaaaacatgacgctaggttaaaaaaaaagttgctatGCCTTTCTCAcaagaaagtatatatatatggccttcctgggtcatttcattttagcagtgtcttctgggtcaaagtctgttactggctgaaaacatgtcagtcaatagggtaAACATctagttggttaatgacaggaaagaaggccctgaaaGGGGTGGAGACAAGTCTCCAGGCTATATAACCAAGAAAGTAGGTCATCCAAACAGAGATTTtgttaacctagtgtagtaccagatagttgttttaaaatgaaaatacatgcttgctaaAACATAGGTtcctttcaaaactacacatttgagacctctaGTTAATGGATTCTACAATGTGTGTGTTGTAGAAAATTGTAGCTAgctagctacaattactttaaattatATTAACATCTTCTAGTATGCCCAGTTATACCATACCATAGAATATTTTACCCCATGTTAAACATGAGCCCAgtcgatctttttttttttttttttttttagatcactaGTAGCACATAAGAAGCTGGTGTagtgatgcatttaaaaatatactgtaccTATTTTAGGGATTGTCTCTTCAGTTGCCCCTTTGAAAAAGCAGATATAAATCACCATTCCTCTctgaatctaaaacaaaaaaagataaagtCAGAACACGTTGTTATTCAAATCCTGTAATATCCAAAATGTACTCTCAggttttttatttagtgtgtgcacattcctaaaaacaaaaccataaacAGGGTCCCCTGTTTATTTCCTTTGATGTGGTGCAGCCAATTCCAAGGTGCTGTTTTTAGTAGGATTATAGACTCAGGGCCAGCACGCAGATGTGCGTTTAGATTACCAGGAGATTTGGTAGGGAACCACCTTCATGACATCTATTTAACACAAACCgtgatttaaaaacagtttttaaacataATCCACTGTCAAATATACATCACATACCATCTGCTTTGCTGctgcattaaatatatatatgtaaatacaacttgattgtattaaaattaaataatgatGAAATAGTAccttaatgcatttttttatattcCGGTCAGGTGTCATGTAAATACGACTAATGCTAACACATAAAACATGTCTGATCACTGCAGAAACGCTTAAAAATATACCAAAAACAAACTGTAGTTTACAGTACCTCAACCCATTCTGCTTCCGAGTCCTGTGTTGGTGGCTTCACTTGCAGTCTGCCATACAGGCATTGCTGAACTAAACTTCGTGCAACTACAGCCCTGTCTGATTCTATCATTTTGTCTGTGTAACTTGAAAAACACTCCCTCTGGAAGCCAAAACCCTACACACTTCGATACAGCGGCTCAAGTAAACAGTAtttgactgtttattttacaattcAAATATTTTGTATAATTAGTTATACATTACTGAATTAATTTGCAGCAATATTTGATCACGTTTCTTCAAACCTAGGACGAGACCGAGGCTACATGCATAGGTTTATGCTTGAGGAGGGGTTTATGAGCATCTTGACAATGCTACAGTCTAATTATTAATCTGACACTATGTAACAGAGAGCGTGGAAGTTGCAACTTTGTGAAATATTAACAGAAACACTGCAGCGACACCTGAAACGCTGCTCGGCGACTTTCACTTTGCCATTTCTTTGAACTTAATTTATACGTCAAAGCTCGGGTTGTGTTGACGCCCGTGGGTTTTAAAAACGTCATCAGTAATCGACAACGAACTTGACTGCTGGATGTTGCATGTTTTCAAAATGGATGTTAAAAGTTaatctgaaaacaaaaaatgatttacagcagAGTGTTTCATTTCCACAAACACGTCATTAATTGCAGTAAAGTGAAGGCAGCCATCAGGTGTGATGAGCACATTGTCATCTCTGCAGCATGCAGAAAACATTCCCTTCGTTTCAAGGTGAGCATTGTGACATATTGTGATCAAGTAATTTCAACTtggtaaatattacattttctttacaacAACTGAACTTGTATGGCAATCAGCAATAGGCTGTTCTTTGTAAGCCAACGTGTAATGTTTTCAATTGAATAATGAATCAATCTGACAAGCAGCATTTGAAAGCTCGTGTAACAATTTTGCAATCAGAACAATAACCACACTTTTAATCCAAAGAATAAATATAGCAAATGGTATGCTGGGCACGACCTAGCAAGCTGATCTTAATTGGACACACCTGTGTTTAATAAGACAGTACAGTTCCACAAACAATCCAGTctaaataaaaccaggaatggctcaaccTGCTGTGGAATTGGCCACTTATTTTGCTATTGATTGTACTTGTGTGTGGCATTTAAAATCCCAGATTTCAAGTTAGGAGAGATCTTAACTATAACAAATGATTGGCTAGTTTACACAAGGCAGATTATATAGAGCAACATGTGTTGTTAGGTCTCTTCACTAAGTAACAAAGTCACCCACACTGGCAGGCTAGCAGTCTGGTCAGCTTTCTGTCAGCTATCCACATGTATAAGCAGTGACATGTGTTTTTCTAAGGGAGCCAGGTCAGAGTGACACCAGTGAAAGCAGCCAACAATGTTATCAGGGGAATTTAACTGATTGTTTTTTGAAAGGAAGCTGTTATTTGTCGTATAGCCTAATTACAACTTGGTCATGTTTATTGTAAGTATTGTCCAAATTATGAAGGCGGTTTGGCACTTCTTGAAATCCTGTCTTGGAGACACAGTGGGTTCTCATTCTCTGTCTCAGGCTGTCTGTCTCTAACCCACTGCTGGCAGTAAGGACGTTTCTTTCAAACCCCAGCGGGAACAGCAGTTTGTTTTCCATCTTATTTTCTGGCACTTAACTGGTTTTAAAGAGATATACACAAACCACTCTGTTTGGAAAACCACACAATGTTTTGACATGtataatatgttattattattattattattattattattattattattattattattattattatttttaattttaattttaattttaatttataaatTTTAATAATGAaccagaaaaagagaaaaaaaaactttgtcacAAAGTGTGCTCATCCATGTCAGTGATGATAAAGAATGAAACTCCCTGTTTGGATTCATGCGTTTGACTTTTTGCTCTTTTTCCCCCTCAGTCTTCGGGTCCTGCTGGACAGTCTGCGCAGGAGAGACAAAGGCAGCACATGGCACGAGGACTTCCTAAACAGAAACCCATACTGGGGGTGAAGCAGGTTGTGGTAGTCGCTTCAGGCAAAGGGGGTGTTGGGAAATCCACCACAGCAGGTAAGAGTCTTATTACAGGCCTCTTAATGCGTCTGATCTGAAGGTCTTCACAGGGTGTCTCTTACACAGATGATCTTTAAGGGAGTGCTAATGTACTATGATGACATTAGGAGGAGCAGTCTtgcctggtatttttttttttttttttaccctacaTGGTATCCTGCAGTTTCAACATTCAGCTTTCATGTTTACTGCATATTGCTGATGCAGTGTTGTGTCTTGTTAGTGGAGTAAGACTGCAGCATGATGTAAATCGAGTACTGTAGTAGTAAGAGCGCCATCTGCTGTTTACTTGTTTTCAGTTCTCTAACATTTCAGTAAAATGCCAGGGACCACTGTTATCGTCTAATAAGTCAGCATAACTACATAGAGTACAGCTCCCAGACAGCTATTCAGTAACTCATTTTGCAGTGACATAATGGTGAGCAGAAATTATTAGATAAAATACAGTGTTAATGCAACTTGCTCACTGGCATGTTTTGCAATTCATGTAGTAAATTAAATTCAATATGCACTTGATAGGGGGACTctatctttaaaaaatgtactttctTTTTGCTGCAGTGAACTTGGCCCTTGGAATAGCAGCAAATGATTCTGTAAGTATTGCATTCATCTTTTGAAACCAGGATTATACTGTTCCACACACCTCGGCTTCAAATGAAGTCAAtgtgatatttttatttaactgtatatgtatcatttaaaataatgcacaatatttttttttgaatCCCTGGATTACAAACACCTCTTTGAGTTTTCCTTGCATGGCATCTGTTGTAATGCCGGTAGTCTCTCATTACACATTGACATTCTATTAGGAGTATATCTTCGCCATACTACTTAGAAACTGTATGTATTATATGAAGGAGtaattttgaaatgttacaaaactaacacAATGCAACTCAGAAAGTTAATTAATTCAAAAGTATGCCAGGGTTGTTATTTACAAGATTTGTAAGATTAACATCGTGATTTTCCATGATTAATCCCTCTTCTATCCCAATTTATAAATACTTGACAAAAACTGCTTTATGAAATACACACCCTTATAATCCTGTTTCTGCTGTGACAGA
The Acipenser ruthenus chromosome 18, fAciRut3.2 maternal haplotype, whole genome shotgun sequence DNA segment above includes these coding regions:
- the LOC117418238 gene encoding D-aminoacyl-tRNA deacylase 2-like gives rise to the protein MIESDRAVVARSLVQQCLYGRLQVKPPTQDSEAEWVEIQRGMVIYICFFKGATEETIPKIVSTLLNVKLCETETGRYVSVLDLPGNVLIVPQATLGGKAKGKSMQYHANIGKEEGMQLYASFVAQCEKELSSSSKCTESGVLVKHGTYGNRQVLKLDTNGPYTHLIEF